A stretch of the Streptosporangium sp. NBC_01755 genome encodes the following:
- the lpdA gene encoding dihydrolipoyl dehydrogenase: protein MADGSGPYDIVVLGGGSGGYACALRAAELGKTVALIERDKIGGTCLHRGCIPTKALLHSAEVADETRESATYGVKARFEGIDVPAVHAFKDKIVNRAWKGVQGLLKSKGITIIEGEGRLAGPNRVSVGSGIYEGRNIVLATGSAPRSLPGLEIDGERVITSEHALKLDRVPTSVVVLGGGVIGVEFASVWRSFGAEVTIVEALPHLLPLEEESSSKLLERSFRRRGIKQELGVFFEGVKTTDTGVVVSLANGKTLDAELLLVAVGRGAVSAGMGFEEAGVAIERGTVTVNEFCQTSVPGVYAVGDLIPTLQLAHVGFAEGILVAEHIAGLNPVPIDYDGVPRITYSDPEVASVGITSAQARERGHEIVEFTYDLAGNPKSQILQTQGAVKIVSAKDGPVLGVHMVGRRVGELVTEGQLIYNWEALPSEVAQLIHAHPTQSEAVGEAMLALAGKPLHVHN, encoded by the coding sequence GTGGCTGATGGCAGCGGCCCCTACGACATCGTCGTCCTGGGTGGCGGTAGCGGTGGGTATGCCTGCGCTCTGCGGGCAGCCGAGCTGGGCAAGACGGTCGCGCTGATCGAGAGGGACAAGATCGGCGGCACCTGCCTGCACCGGGGGTGCATTCCCACCAAGGCGCTTCTGCACTCCGCGGAGGTCGCCGACGAGACGCGGGAAAGCGCGACCTACGGCGTCAAGGCCCGTTTCGAGGGCATCGACGTGCCCGCGGTCCACGCGTTCAAGGACAAGATCGTCAATCGCGCCTGGAAGGGCGTGCAGGGCCTTCTCAAGAGCAAGGGCATCACGATCATCGAGGGTGAGGGCCGTCTCGCGGGCCCGAACCGGGTGTCCGTGGGCTCCGGGATCTACGAGGGCCGCAACATCGTGCTGGCGACCGGCTCCGCGCCCAGGTCCCTTCCCGGCCTGGAGATCGACGGCGAGCGTGTCATCACCAGCGAGCACGCGCTCAAGCTCGACCGGGTGCCCACCTCCGTGGTCGTCCTGGGCGGCGGCGTCATCGGTGTGGAGTTCGCCAGCGTCTGGCGCTCCTTCGGCGCCGAGGTGACGATCGTCGAGGCCCTGCCGCACCTGCTGCCGCTGGAGGAGGAGTCCAGTTCCAAGCTGCTTGAGCGCTCCTTCCGCCGCCGCGGCATCAAGCAGGAGCTGGGCGTCTTCTTCGAGGGCGTCAAGACCACCGACACCGGCGTGGTCGTCAGCCTGGCCAACGGCAAGACCCTGGACGCCGAGCTGCTGCTCGTCGCGGTCGGCCGCGGCGCGGTCTCCGCGGGCATGGGCTTCGAGGAGGCGGGCGTCGCCATCGAGCGCGGCACCGTCACCGTGAACGAGTTCTGCCAGACCAGCGTGCCCGGCGTGTACGCGGTCGGCGACCTCATCCCGACCCTGCAGCTCGCCCACGTGGGCTTCGCCGAGGGCATCCTGGTGGCCGAGCACATCGCGGGGCTGAACCCCGTGCCGATCGACTACGACGGCGTGCCGCGGATCACCTACTCCGACCCCGAGGTCGCCTCGGTGGGCATCACCTCCGCCCAGGCCAGGGAGCGCGGTCACGAGATCGTCGAGTTCACCTACGATCTCGCGGGCAACCCCAAGAGCCAGATCCTGCAGACGCAGGGCGCCGTCAAGATCGTCTCGGCGAAGGACGGCCCGGTGCTCGGCGTGCACATGGTCGGCCGTCGCGTCGGCGAGCTCGTGACCGAGGGACAGCTGATCTACAACTGGGAGGCCCTGCCCTCCGAGGTCGCGCAGCTCATCCATGCCCACCCGACCCAGTCCGAGGCCGTCGGCGAGGCGATGCTGGCGCTGGCCGGCAAGCCGCTCCACGTCCACAACTAA